A section of the Helicobacter jaachi genome encodes:
- a CDS encoding molybdopterin molybdotransferase MoeA — MLSFKEALKLGTSLPRTNQTHTLPLFEGLNAILAHDVHATRALPPFDNSAMDGYAIMLADYHSLCACEGTILAGESAASLSLKKGHTYKVMTGSQLPQNTQAVVQHEWVEALGDNKVRIPALDSKHTIAQGQNIRFKGEEIAADSLLLRKGKRLNHLDLSILASQGISQITSFIPLKIAIFSSGDEVIEPSMQAKPHQIYNTNATSLYTLLHSYGYNCEYKGILADDKQALNASISTFGKYDVVITSGGASVGDADLIKDVLKAQGAQFIFDGVNTKPGRHLALATLNKTLIILLPGNPLALLLHLHTLILPILESMQGAYAYYPKSLTFKLDKPLKLKPNTTCAILGTIHNDTFKLFNDGKIGSSSLVNMWQNNAIALFENLDSISAGSGIKVILYNTDFCDIMDFINL, encoded by the coding sequence ATGCTAAGTTTCAAAGAAGCTCTAAAGCTTGGTACTTCCCTGCCTCGCACTAATCAAACACACACACTGCCACTTTTTGAGGGCCTTAATGCTATTTTGGCTCATGATGTGCATGCCACGCGCGCGCTGCCGCCTTTTGATAATTCCGCAATGGACGGCTATGCCATAATGCTAGCAGATTATCACTCCCTTTGCGCGTGTGAAGGCACTATCCTAGCGGGTGAAAGCGCTGCGTCTTTAAGCCTTAAAAAAGGGCATACTTATAAAGTGATGACTGGCTCACAACTTCCGCAAAATACGCAAGCAGTAGTGCAGCATGAATGGGTGGAGGCTTTAGGGGACAACAAAGTGCGCATTCCCGCGCTAGATTCTAAACACACCATTGCTCAAGGGCAAAATATTCGCTTTAAAGGCGAAGAAATCGCTGCAGATTCTCTACTTTTACGCAAAGGCAAAAGGCTTAATCACCTTGATTTAAGCATTCTAGCTTCACAAGGCATAAGTCAAATAACAAGCTTTATCCCGCTAAAAATAGCGATATTCTCAAGCGGCGATGAAGTCATTGAGCCCTCCATGCAGGCAAAGCCACATCAAATTTATAACACAAATGCCACAAGCCTCTACACGCTTTTGCACTCCTATGGCTATAACTGCGAGTATAAGGGCATTCTAGCAGATGATAAACAAGCGCTAAATGCTAGCATAAGCACTTTTGGCAAATATGATGTAGTCATTACTAGCGGTGGGGCGAGTGTGGGCGATGCGGATTTGATTAAAGATGTGCTAAAAGCGCAAGGAGCGCAATTTATCTTTGATGGCGTAAATACAAAGCCTGGGCGGCACTTAGCGCTTGCTACGCTTAATAAAACGCTCATTATACTTTTGCCGGGTAATCCTTTGGCACTGCTTTTGCACCTGCACACGCTTATTTTGCCTATTTTAGAATCTATGCAAGGCGCGTATGCATACTATCCTAAAAGCCTTACCTTTAAGCTTGATAAACCCCTTAAACTCAAGCCAAACACCACTTGTGCTATTCTTGGCACTATCCATAATGACACATTTAAACTCTTTAATGATGGCAAAATCGGCTCTAGCTCGCTAGTAAATATGTGGCAAAATAACGCCATAGCCCTCTTTGAGAATCTAGATTCTATAAGTGCAGGCAGTGGGATTAAGGTTATTTTATATAATACCGATTTTTGTGATATAATGGATTTTATTAATCTTTAG
- a CDS encoding universal stress protein yields the protein MTKLLFGVSNTQECRRAIQTIIKFFGHRNEIELTLLHVTPEVIVYAESGIVDYGTIENIEQQKSNDILNEFEAEFVKEGISCQKILKTGNPIDVVLEIVENYDLLVIGASESSLLHRIFNSHQNSFINSSPIPVLVAK from the coding sequence ATGACAAAGCTTTTATTTGGAGTGAGCAACACTCAAGAATGCCGCAGAGCGATACAAACCATTATTAAATTTTTTGGGCATAGAAATGAGATTGAGCTTACACTTTTGCATGTAACGCCTGAAGTTATTGTGTATGCAGAAAGTGGGATTGTGGATTACGGCACGATTGAGAATATTGAGCAGCAAAAATCAAATGATATTTTAAACGAATTTGAAGCAGAGTTTGTCAAAGAGGGCATTTCTTGCCAAAAAATTCTAAAGACTGGAAATCCTATTGATGTAGTGCTTGAAATCGTTGAAAATTATGATTTGCTAGTCATTGGCGCAAGCGAATCTTCGCTTTTGCATAGAATCTTTAACTCTCATCAAAATAGCTTTATTAACTCATCTCCTATCCCTGTTCTGGTGGCAAAATAA
- a CDS encoding cysteine desulfurase codes for MIHLDYLANVPLNADANALLYETYQNPNTLNSAFNEMFMQDSKALAQLFYKTHTQSFDYSSGDFLALFSVLYAHNYHICLAPSLHQQSFYAGELFSTLFPKGISSLSITKEGIIESVDSIIAANAPKSADTPKNLAKTMDNPTKLAFFLPIINQDILSINPIKELVAHILNAYPHALIFIDISLFLSAFDDVTLLKDFSHAQVLFLCNAEYIGLMRPSGFIVSDFNALLETHKQALQAFFDTRLLRPRLFKAAHKALQDRFATQNQPDSKAEFFDALKKRLKDNISLFVPLEITAPNALALRFKGIKARLLVQALSVEGYATINGQDCLFGNAKPSFVLRAMGYDDASTRELISLSYTHLDSIESTAHTLSNAYEQLRQFHI; via the coding sequence ATGATTCATCTTGATTATCTCGCAAATGTCCCCCTTAATGCAGATGCTAATGCCCTGCTCTATGAGACTTATCAAAATCCAAACACACTTAATAGCGCCTTTAATGAAATGTTTATGCAAGATTCTAAAGCATTAGCGCAGCTTTTTTATAAAACGCACACGCAGAGCTTTGATTATAGTAGTGGGGATTTCCTCGCACTCTTTAGCGTGCTGTATGCGCATAATTATCATATTTGCCTAGCCCCAAGCCTTCACCAGCAGAGTTTTTACGCAGGTGAGCTATTTAGCACGCTTTTCCCTAAAGGCATTTCAAGCCTATCTATCACCAAAGAGGGCATTATAGAATCTGTAGATTCTATCATTGCAGCAAATGCGCCAAAATCCGCAGACACGCCCAAAAATCTTGCAAAAACCATGGACAATCCCACAAAGCTAGCCTTTTTTCTGCCTATTATTAATCAAGATATCCTCTCCATTAATCCCATTAAAGAGCTTGTGGCTCATATTTTAAACGCCTATCCACACGCGCTTATTTTTATTGATATATCACTTTTCTTAAGCGCATTTGATGATGTAACGCTGCTTAAAGATTTCTCCCATGCGCAAGTGCTTTTTCTCTGCAATGCTGAATACATCGGCTTAATGCGCCCAAGTGGCTTTATCGTGAGTGATTTTAATGCACTCCTAGAGACGCACAAGCAGGCTTTGCAAGCTTTTTTTGACACGCGCCTTTTGCGCCCACGCCTATTTAAGGCTGCGCACAAAGCCTTGCAGGATAGATTTGCCACCCAAAACCAGCCAGATTCTAAAGCGGAGTTTTTTGATGCGCTCAAAAAAAGGCTAAAAGATAATATCTCGCTATTTGTCCCCCTTGAGATTACCGCGCCAAATGCCCTAGCACTGCGTTTTAAGGGTATCAAAGCAAGGCTTTTAGTGCAGGCTTTAAGTGTAGAGGGATATGCTACGATTAATGGGCAAGATTGTCTTTTTGGCAACGCTAAGCCCTCATTTGTGCTGCGTGCTATGGGCTATGATGACGCTAGCACGCGCGAGCTTATTAGCCTTAGCTACACGCATTTAGATTCTATAGAATCTACCGCACACACGCTAAGTAATGCTTATGAGCAATTAAGGCAATTTCACATCTAA
- the selB gene encoding selenocysteine-specific translation elongation factor, with the protein MSDNAMNNDIIVGLAGHIDHGKTTLIKALNGFDGDSLEEEKQRGITLDLSFSHLALPSRNVAFIDVPGHNKLVKNMIAGAFGIDILLLVVAANEGIMPQSIEHLKIADMLGIKSCICVITKIDKLENSAKQLPIIESNLRALFETCNIALTHTIALSLHPQAHNAKALMQLKDVLDSIPKPPRSDFGSDFGLFLYYIDRSFAIKGAGCVVTGSVISGECKIDDKLFIYNLNKEVSVRGIQIHDKPAQRAATSHRVALNLSQISHNALQRGFLISQKGYLRGFDSIDVGIFGEVKHNATYQFYLGSAKLNAKVRLLSDEALHTHAFGTKPLKLATLKCDEIVFGIFSQRFILRNDEGDILGGIILNPIIDPIKKHTRLLLLEALANKDFLTSFEILSAVHKKGFGLVSSTQRFTLSHTQSLQIASSLKNTFVDEHSLTLYPLAQIEVLKLHILDIFSRNKYALLSAQSLTLKIRWASIALCQRALDELLNEGQIEHKNGLYLSKWAQIKDIHTYVQENILQMLTTQHYAPMAPYNIYDLLDIDRHIGDNALKALSQAQKVVRIAHNLFIATPALNAIVQLMRELIQKHSYVDVNLLREHTHLSRKYLIGYLEYLDRFDDIACHENKRFFKYAPRA; encoded by the coding sequence ATGAGCGATAATGCTATGAATAATGATATTATCGTAGGGCTAGCGGGGCATATAGACCATGGGAAAACCACACTTATTAAAGCGCTTAATGGCTTTGATGGCGATAGCTTAGAAGAAGAAAAACAAAGAGGCATTACGCTAGATTTAAGCTTTTCTCACCTTGCTTTGCCCTCAAGAAATGTAGCTTTTATTGATGTGCCAGGACATAATAAGCTTGTTAAAAATATGATTGCGGGCGCATTTGGTATTGATATTTTGCTGCTTGTGGTGGCGGCAAATGAAGGCATTATGCCCCAAAGCATCGAGCATCTTAAAATCGCTGATATGCTAGGGATAAAATCTTGCATTTGCGTGATTACTAAAATCGATAAGCTTGAAAATAGCGCAAAGCAGCTGCCTATTATAGAATCTAACTTGCGCGCGCTTTTTGAGACTTGTAATATCGCGCTCACTCACACTATCGCCCTAAGCCTCCACCCCCAAGCGCACAATGCTAAAGCACTTATGCAGCTAAAAGATGTGCTAGATTCTATACCAAAGCCACCTAGAAGTGATTTTGGAAGTGATTTTGGCTTATTTTTATACTACATCGATAGGAGTTTTGCCATTAAAGGTGCGGGCTGCGTGGTTACAGGCAGTGTGATTAGCGGAGAATGCAAAATAGATGATAAGCTCTTTATCTATAATCTTAACAAAGAAGTGAGCGTGCGCGGCATTCAAATCCACGATAAGCCCGCACAGAGAGCCGCCACATCGCACAGAGTAGCGCTAAATCTTAGCCAAATTAGTCATAACGCACTGCAGCGTGGATTTCTTATATCACAAAAGGGCTATTTGCGCGGATTTGATAGCATTGATGTGGGCATATTTGGGGAGGTTAAGCATAATGCCACCTATCAGTTTTATCTTGGCAGCGCAAAGCTTAATGCCAAAGTGCGCCTTTTAAGCGATGAAGCGCTGCACACGCATGCTTTTGGCACAAAGCCCTTAAAACTAGCCACGCTTAAGTGCGATGAGATAGTCTTTGGCATATTCTCACAGCGTTTTATTTTGCGCAATGATGAGGGAGATATACTAGGAGGCATTATCCTAAATCCCATCATCGACCCTATTAAAAAGCACACGCGTCTTTTGCTCCTTGAAGCGCTAGCAAATAAGGACTTTCTAACAAGCTTTGAAATACTAAGTGCGGTGCATAAAAAGGGCTTTGGGCTTGTAAGCTCAACGCAGCGATTTACCCTAAGCCACACTCAAAGCCTGCAAATTGCCTCTAGCCTTAAAAATACCTTTGTAGATGAGCATTCTCTTACGCTCTATCCTTTGGCGCAAATTGAAGTCTTAAAACTCCATATCCTAGATATTTTTTCGCGTAATAAATACGCTTTGCTTTCAGCCCAAAGCCTCACGCTTAAAATTCGATGGGCGAGCATTGCGCTATGCCAAAGGGCGCTAGATGAGCTTTTAAATGAAGGGCAGATTGAGCATAAAAATGGGCTATATCTCTCCAAATGGGCGCAAATTAAAGACATTCATACCTATGTGCAAGAAAATATCTTGCAAATGCTCACTACACAGCATTACGCGCCTATGGCGCCTTATAATATTTATGATTTACTTGATATTGATAGACACATAGGCGATAATGCGCTAAAAGCCCTCTCGCAAGCCCAAAAAGTAGTGCGCATAGCGCATAATCTGTTTATCGCTACACCTGCGCTTAATGCTATCGTGCAGCTTATGCGCGAGCTTATACAAAAGCATAGCTATGTAGATGTGAATTTGCTGCGCGAACATACGCATTTAAGCCGCAAATATCTTATTGGCTATTTAGAATATTTAGATAGGTTTGATGATATAGCCTGCCATGAAAATAAGCGATTTTTTAAATACGCGCCACGCGCATAA
- the traF gene encoding conjugal transfer protein TraF, with protein sequence MLKNIYIFSLILCNSLFALEFGSMGNTSAAMGGAGVALKHSAWGLYYNPALLSSDPRVKMGYSLGLGFKEQNLARLAKIDIDNMSSTAERLVATFTDTSGVNAGAVTDIVKDALNSVLQANGQTPSGNVQQDLESYLNNKQDKNYTDIIQAMLGAIQNSNALTPEQKDLLDNAGNIDYGNLEFSGNNAGNVAGLLQNITIKKGSDAGLDKAVSDISAVQDILKSNNINVLSQNGVILQISSKTMNEKLGSLGVAYFASVYSSMSIKADASRMRLILNGGNGYYELVDNGDSFSYKVSSQDDYEKYSLLASLEGNSDAHKLVATGFVLSEIPVGYARTFYFKHGNLNIGVAGKLMNAISTQSQININKNTDFEKELNNLASFENTISSNQIGVDVGMLYELDLPDFRYLTLGVVGKNLNSPTFKSTLTDIVIKPQYRMGIGYNSKFLNVAFDADLTPNDLLAFSNTKQQSQMIGGGVGFDLKLIDIRIGAMKDLKQDTGLILTGGLNLLGFLDIALQASTKTTDVQGTRIPQYVNLRVGGSFSF encoded by the coding sequence ATGTTAAAAAATATATATATATTTAGCTTAATATTATGCAACTCTCTTTTCGCATTAGAATTTGGCTCAATGGGCAATACCTCCGCAGCTATGGGCGGTGCTGGCGTAGCGCTCAAGCACTCTGCTTGGGGACTTTACTATAATCCTGCCTTACTTAGCTCCGACCCACGCGTAAAAATGGGCTATTCACTAGGACTTGGCTTTAAGGAGCAAAATCTAGCACGCTTAGCAAAGATTGATATTGATAATATGTCAAGCACAGCAGAGCGGCTTGTGGCGACTTTTACCGATACTAGCGGAGTGAATGCAGGCGCAGTTACAGATATTGTGAAAGATGCGCTAAATTCTGTATTGCAAGCAAATGGGCAAACGCCAAGCGGCAATGTGCAGCAAGACTTAGAATCTTATCTTAATAACAAGCAAGATAAAAACTACACCGACATCATTCAAGCCATGCTAGGCGCTATCCAAAATAGCAACGCACTCACCCCAGAGCAAAAGGATTTGCTTGATAATGCTGGCAATATCGACTATGGTAATCTTGAGTTTTCCGGTAACAATGCGGGCAATGTAGCAGGTCTGCTCCAAAATATTACGATTAAAAAAGGCAGTGACGCGGGGCTTGATAAAGCGGTGAGTGATATTAGCGCCGTGCAGGATATTTTAAAAAGCAATAATATTAATGTGTTAAGCCAAAATGGCGTGATTTTGCAAATCTCAAGCAAAACAATGAATGAAAAGCTAGGCTCTTTGGGCGTAGCGTATTTTGCCTCTGTGTATTCAAGTATGTCTATTAAAGCTGATGCTTCGCGTATGCGGCTTATTCTCAATGGTGGCAATGGATATTATGAGCTAGTGGATAATGGCGATAGCTTTAGCTATAAAGTCTCATCACAAGATGATTATGAAAAATACTCGCTGCTTGCGTCATTAGAGGGGAATAGTGATGCGCATAAGCTTGTGGCGACAGGCTTTGTGCTTTCAGAAATCCCTGTGGGCTACGCACGCACCTTTTATTTTAAGCATGGCAATCTTAATATCGGCGTAGCAGGCAAGCTTATGAATGCCATTAGCACGCAAAGTCAAATTAATATTAACAAAAATACCGATTTTGAAAAGGAGTTAAATAATCTCGCCTCATTTGAAAATACCATTTCATCAAATCAAATCGGCGTAGATGTGGGTATGCTCTATGAGCTTGATTTACCTGATTTTCGCTATCTCACACTAGGTGTTGTGGGCAAAAATCTTAACTCCCCTACTTTTAAATCAACGCTTACAGATATTGTCATAAAACCTCAATATCGTATGGGTATAGGCTATAATTCAAAATTCTTAAATGTCGCATTTGATGCGGATTTAACGCCTAATGATTTGCTTGCCTTTAGTAACACTAAGCAGCAGAGCCAAATGATTGGCGGAGGTGTGGGCTTTGATTTAAAGCTTATTGATATACGCATAGGCGCGATGAAAGACTTAAAGCAAGATACAGGGCTTATCCTCACAGGCGGGCTTAATCTGCTAGGCTTCCTTGACATTGCCCTGCAAGCTAGCACAAAAACTACAGATGTGCAAGGCACGCGCATACCTCAATATGTAAATCTCCGCGTGGGTGGAAGTTTTAGCTTCTAG